The nucleotide window CTGCGCCGGCAGTGCGCCCGGTTCGGGGCCACCCCGGTGTTCGTGCTCGCCTCGGCGACCTCCGGCGACCCGGCCACCGCCGCCGGCCGGCTGACCGGCCTGCCGGTAACGGCGGTCACCGAGGACGCCTCCCCGCGCGGCGGGGTGACCTTCGCGCTCTGGGAGCCGCCGCTGCTGCAAGCCGACTCGAACTCCTCCTCCCCGGTGCCCCCGCAGGCGACGGGCGACCACGACGACCTTCGGCAGGTCCGCCGGTCGGCGCTGCGCGAAACCGCGGACCTGCTCGCCGACACGGTCGCCGAGGGGGTACGCACCCTCGCGTTCGTCCGCTCCCGCAAGGGCGCCGAGGTGGTGGCCGCCAACGCGCGTCGAGCACTTGACGACGCGGTGCCGGGGCTCGGCGACCGGGTTGCCGCCTACCGGGGTGGCTACCTGCGGGAGGAGCGGCGCGAGCTGGAACGGGCGCTGCTGCACGGCGACCTGCTCGGCCTGGCCTCGACCAACGCGCTGGAGCTGGGCGTGGACCTGGTCGGGCTCGACGCGGTCCTGATCTGCGGCTACCCGGGCACCCGGGCGTCGCTGTGGCAGCAGGCGGGCCGCGCCGGACGTTCCGGGCAGGAGGCCCTCGCGGTGCTGGTGGCCCGGGACGACCCCCTGGACACCTACCTGGTGCACCACCCGGAGGCGATCTTCGGCGCGCCGGTGGAGGCGACGGTGCTCGACCCGGCCAACCCGTACGTGCTGGCGCCGCAGCTCGCCTGCGCCGCGGTGGAGGCACCGCTCACCCCGGCCGACCTGGTGCTCTTCGGCGAGGGGGCGAAGGAGGCGGTGGACGAGCTGGTCGCGGCGGGGGCGCTGCGGCAACGGCCCACCGGTTGGTACTGGCGGCACCGGGAACGACCCGAGGTGGACCTGCGCGGCCAGGGTGGCGCCCCGGTAGCCGTGGTGGAGTCGTCGACCGGCCGGCTGCTCGGCACTGTCGACGGTGGCTCCTCGCACTTCCTGCTGCACTCCGGCGCGGTCTATCTGCACCAGGGCGTCTCGTACGTGGTCGACCACCTCGACCTGGCCGACGGTTGCGCGTTGGTGCGCGCCGAGGAGCCGGACTGGTCCACCCACGCCCGCGACGTCACCGACGTGTCAGTGGTGTCGGTGCGCTCCTACGTGGACGCCGGGCCAGTCGGCATGTTCCTCGGCGAGGTGGATGTGACCAGCCAGGTGGTGTCGTACCAGCGGCGGCGGATCGCCACCGGCGAGGTGATCGACACCCGGCCGCTCGACCTGCCCACCCGGGAACTGCGCACGGTGGCTGTCTGGTTCACCCTGTCACCGCAGTCGTTGACCCTCGCCGGGGTCCAGCCCGCCGACGTGCCGGGTGCGCTGCACGCCGCCGAACACGCAGCGATCGGCCTGCTGCCGCTGATGGCCACCTGCGACCGGTGGGACATCGGCGGGCTCTCCACCGCGCTGCACCCGGACACCGAGGCGCCGACGGTCTTCGTCTATGACGGGCATCCGGGTGGCGCCGGGTTCGCCGAGCGGGCGTACGGGACGGCGGCGGCGTGGCTGCGGGCCACCCGGGACGCGATCGCGGAGTGCGGCTGCGAGACCGGCTGCCCGTCCTGCGTGCAGTCACCGAAATGCGGCAACGGCAACAACCCCCTCTCCAAGCCGGACGCGATCCGGGTGCTCGACGTGGTGCTGACGAACCTGCCGGGCTGAGCGGCTTGCATGAATCGGCATGGCACGGGGCACAATGATGTGGGAGCGCTTCCATCGATGTCTATGTTGCCGATCGACACCCGTGCCCGAGGAGAAGCTGTGGCCGACACCATCGCCGAGACCGTCGACCTGCTCTACACCATCGACCAGGACAATCTCACCCTCGACCAGCAGATCGCGCTGGGGTCGGCACTGGCCGCCCTGGCCCAGGCGGAACGGCTGGAACAGATCAACGAGCGGCTCCGTGGCATCCACCAGGTTTTGAACACCTGGGCGCTGCGGGCCGCGACCTCCGTCGACAGTCACTGAGGTCTCCCGGAGTGATCCTGCAAGGGCAGCGGGGGGCGCGACGGTGGTCGGGCTGTGCGAGACTCCGGCGCACCAACCCCCGGAGGAGTTCACATGCAGCCCGACAACTTGCAGGGTCAGCACCAGTTCCACATCCGTCAGCGACTGCGCATGATGGTCAACCAGTACGAGGTCCGGGCGGTCTCCCCGGACGGCACCGAGGGTGAGCTGCTGGCGTTCGCGCAGCAGAAGCGGCTCGCCTTCAAGGAGCAGGTGACCATCTACACGGATGACTCCAAGCAGCAGCCTCTGCTCGGCTTCAAGGCCCGCCAGCGCATCGACCTCGGCGCCACGTACGACGTCACCGACGCGGCGGGCAACCCGATCGGCCTGTTCCGCAAGGACTTCGCCCAGTCGCTGCTGCGGTCCACCTGGCACGTCGAGCAGGGCGGCCTGCCGCAGGTGACGGGCCAGGAGCGGAGCATGCCGGTGGCACTGCTGCGTCGATTCGTCGACTCGCTGTCCTGGCTGCCGTACCACTTCGACTTCACCGCAGGCGGCCAGCCGGTCTTCACCGTGGTCAAGAAGTGGGGCCTGCGCGACAAGTACGTCGTCGAGGTGCAGGACCCGCAGATCGACCGCCGCCTCGTCATCGCGATGGCCGTCGCCCTCGACGCGCTCCAGGCCCGCTGACACAGCCGGCTCGGACCAGGGCGGCGCGGCGCAGCGCGGTGCGGTTCCGTTCGGTTCGATGCGGTTCGGTGCGGCGACCCTTCGCGGTCGCCGTGGCGGCCACCCACTCCTCGGCTGCCGGCTGGGACCTGGACCTCGACCAGTCCCGGCCGGCAGTCCGCTAGGCCGCGCTCTCGGGCGGCAGGCCGTTGGCGGCTCGGCCCCCGGAGGGGGTTTCGCTTCCCTCTGGAGCTGATGTCGTAAACGCATCGCGTCCGATGTCGCAAACGATTCAGCTCCACAGCTCCCACCAACCCCACCAGAGCCCTGGCTCCTTCAGCCGCGCGCCGGACCCGCACCTGCGCTCGAAGCCGCGACGCGGGTCAGTCCGGGAACTCCACGCGCCAAGTCCTGCTCTGGCCGTGCCCGCCGCCGCGGTGGCGCTGACCAGGGACGCCGCCGCGAGGGTCAACCACGAGGATCAGCCACGCACCGGGCCGGCACGCGCGCTCGCCGCGGCCACCCCCGTCAGGCCGGGTAGTGGCGTGAACGCCACTTCGACGGTCACCAGCACGTCCAGCCCGTCGAGGTGACACCCGACCAGCCGACCATCGTTGCGACCGGCGAGGTCGGACGCGGACGCGCAGGCCGCAGCGTCGCCGTCGAGCGCCCGCGCCGCCCCGGCCAGCGCGCCGAGGTCGGCTGCCACCGCCGCCCGCTGGCTCGCCATTCCGGCGGCGATGATGGCGGCGCCGAACGTCCCGAACACCACGAAGACGAGGCCCATCGCCAGCAGCAGAACCGTCGCGCCACCTCGCTCCGGGTCCGTCCCACCAGCACCGAGCCCTCCGGCAACTGGTTCGCGGCCGGAGCCGAACGGATCGCCAGTTCGTCGCACTACCAACTCCCCTCGTGAGCGCCCGGTTCGACGGCGGCGACGGCGGTGGCGACCACTGTGATTCGCGGTAGCCGCCCACCCAACATCCGAACGGGTGCCCGTACCGTCGCCTGCGCCCGGTCGCCGTCGACGGACACCGACACCGCTGCCCCCGGCGGCGCGGCACGGCCACCCTCCGCGCTGCCGTCGGCGCCACGGGCGGCGGCGAGCGCCGCCTCCCGGGCCGCGTGCAGGCAACTCGCCTGTGTGGTGACGGCGTTGACCGCGGTCAGGCCGGCCAGCAGGAACAGGAGCAGCGCCGGCAGGCCGGCCGCCAGTTCGGCGGTGAAGGACCCCCGGTCCCCGCCAGCAGCACGTACGAGGACGCTAAATCTCCGCCCGCCGCGTGCCGCCAGCCCGGGAACGCTCGACCCTGAATCGCGGCCGGCCCGCCGGCGCTCGATCACTTCAGTGCCCGGTCGATGACGGCGGTCAGCGCCGACTGGACGTTGCCGGAGGTCAGCACCTTCAGCAGGATCCCGGCGAAGGCGACCGCGGCGAGCGTGCCCACGGCGTACTCGGCCGTGTTCATTCCGGCATCGCCGCGCAGGCGAGCGATGAGTTTGCGCATGATTGGTTCCCTTCTCGATGGGTCAGAGCACATCGCCGAGAACGGCGACGATCACCGGCACAAGGCCGGCGAGAATGAACGCCGGCAGGAAGCAGAGCCCCAACGGCAGGACGATGAGCACACCCGCCCGGCGGGCCGATGCCTCGGCGGCGGTGGCACGGTCGGCGCGCAGGTCGTCGGCGAGCCGGGTCAGTGCACCGGCCAGGGCGGCACCACTGTTGGCCGAGCGCAACGCCGCCGCGGTCAGGCGCTCCGCTCCGGGCACTCCGTCCAGCGCGGACCACGCCTCCGCTGGGCCACCCCCAAGCAGCAGCGTGCGGCCAACCCGGACCAACCGGTCGGCGAGCGGCCCGTCCAGCGCCTCGGCGACGGCCAGCACCGAGCGATCCACCGGGGCGCCCGCCCGCATCGCCGCGGCCAGGAGGTCCGCGGCGAGCGGCAGGTCGGCGGCCTCCCGCTGCCGCCGCTTGCGCACAGCGGGCGGCTCGATCCGACGCAACAGGACATCAAGCAGGAGCACGGCCGGGAGAGCGCTGAGCAGCCCGAGCCAGCCCTCGACGACGACGGCCACGGCAAGCCCACCCAGCACCGCCACGAGTCGAATCGCGTCCGGCCGCCGCCGCCGACTGGCTGAGCTGGCTTGGCTCGCTGAGCTGGGCCGGCCGGCTGGGCTGAGCTGGCTCCCCGAGCTGCGTCGGCTCGGCGAGCTGGACTGGCCGGCTGAGCTGGGTCGCCCGGCTGAGCCTCGGGCGGTCATCCGGCCCGCCCCGGTGTCGCGCCCAGCCGTTCTGCCCAGAGGAGGCCCACGATCTGCAGGGCGACCGCGACGACCGCGCAGGCTCCACCGACAGTACTGTGCAGGAGCACCGCCACGGGGTCGACGCCGATCCCGTACCCGAGCCCGATCCCGCCCATCGGCAGCGCCGCGAGTAGCCAGGCCGTAGCCCGGGCACCGGCCGCCTGGGC belongs to Micromonospora ureilytica and includes:
- a CDS encoding DEAD/DEAH box helicase codes for the protein MTSDDFSSARGTPRHELESSSAATVSAGPGPGPAPADLLRRLRARGAADPVTHVERVPARAGVPAPWPSWAPAELRAAFTRRGVVAPWQHQAEAANLAYEGQHVVVATGTASGKSLAYQLPALATLLADPRATVLYLAPTKALAADQLRAVAALELEGVRPACYDGDTPRTEREWIRRHSRFVLTNPDMLHHGILPGHAQWSGFLRRLAYVVIDECHTYRGVFGSHVAHVLRRLRRQCARFGATPVFVLASATSGDPATAAGRLTGLPVTAVTEDASPRGGVTFALWEPPLLQADSNSSSPVPPQATGDHDDLRQVRRSALRETADLLADTVAEGVRTLAFVRSRKGAEVVAANARRALDDAVPGLGDRVAAYRGGYLREERRELERALLHGDLLGLASTNALELGVDLVGLDAVLICGYPGTRASLWQQAGRAGRSGQEALAVLVARDDPLDTYLVHHPEAIFGAPVEATVLDPANPYVLAPQLACAAVEAPLTPADLVLFGEGAKEAVDELVAAGALRQRPTGWYWRHRERPEVDLRGQGGAPVAVVESSTGRLLGTVDGGSSHFLLHSGAVYLHQGVSYVVDHLDLADGCALVRAEEPDWSTHARDVTDVSVVSVRSYVDAGPVGMFLGEVDVTSQVVSYQRRRIATGEVIDTRPLDLPTRELRTVAVWFTLSPQSLTLAGVQPADVPGALHAAEHAAIGLLPLMATCDRWDIGGLSTALHPDTEAPTVFVYDGHPGGAGFAERAYGTAAAWLRATRDAIAECGCETGCPSCVQSPKCGNGNNPLSKPDAIRVLDVVLTNLPG
- a CDS encoding Rv3654c family TadE-like protein, with the protein product MRRTGDPFGSGREPVAGGLGAGGTDPERGGATVLLLAMGLVFVVFGTFGAAIIAAGMASQRAAVAADLGALAGAARALDGDAAACASASDLAGRNDGRLVGCHLDGLDVLVTVEVAFTPLPGLTGVAAASARAGPVRG
- a CDS encoding TadE family type IV pilus minor pilin, which codes for MAARGGRRFSVLVRAAGGDRGSFTAELAAGLPALLLFLLAGLTAVNAVTTQASCLHAAREAALAAARGADGSAEGGRAAPPGAAVSVSVDGDRAQATVRAPVRMLGGRLPRITVVATAVAAVEPGAHEGSW
- a CDS encoding DUF4244 domain-containing protein encodes the protein MRKLIARLRGDAGMNTAEYAVGTLAAVAFAGILLKVLTSGNVQSALTAVIDRALK
- a CDS encoding type II secretion system F family protein — translated: MTARGSAGRPSSAGQSSSPSRRSSGSQLSPAGRPSSASQASSASRRRRPDAIRLVAVLGGLAVAVVVEGWLGLLSALPAVLLLDVLLRRIEPPAVRKRRQREAADLPLAADLLAAAMRAGAPVDRSVLAVAEALDGPLADRLVRVGRTLLLGGGPAEAWSALDGVPGAERLTAAALRSANSGAALAGALTRLADDLRADRATAAEASARRAGVLIVLPLGLCFLPAFILAGLVPVIVAVLGDVL